The window TCATACGGGCAGATCAGCCGCTTCGGCATCGTCGCCTACGCCTCCTCGCTCGACCAGGTGGGGCCGCTGACGAGAAACATCGGCGACATGGCCCTCCTCATGGATGTGCTCGCAAAAGAGGACGCCAACGACACCACCTGCGACGCCTACGAGCGTCCCTCATTCACGGAGGCCGTCGGCAGCGCCTCGCTCGCCGGCAAAAAGGTGGCGATCCTCACCGGCTTCGACCGTGAAAGCGTGGACCGTCCGCTTGTCGAGGCCATAGACCGCGCCGCCGCGATATGCCGCGAGGCGGGGGCCGAGATCATCGAGGCGAAACTGCCCATCACGATGGAACATACCGTCGCCTGCTACTACATGGTGGCGCTCGGCGACGCTAGCTCCAAGCTCGCCTGCTACGACGGCATGCGCTACGGCCACCACGCCGACGGCAAAAACCTCTCCGAAATGTACAAAAAGAGCCGCATGGAGGGCTTCGGCGAAGAGGTGCGCAGACGCATCCTCGTCGGCACCTGCATCCTCACGCGCGGTTACTACGAAAACTACTTCGTGCCCGCGACAAAGGTGCGCCAGCTCATCTCCGACGAATTCAAGGAGCTTTTCAAAGAGGCCGACCTTCTCATCTGCCCGATCTCCCCGGCGCTCGCCTACAAACGCGGCCTCGGCGAAAAAGATCCCGTGAGAATGTACCTGGGAGACGTATTCACCACCATCGCCAACCTTGCCGGGCTGCCGAGCGTCAGCCTCAGCCTCGGATTCACGCCCGAGGGACTGCCGACCAACGTCCAGCTTCTCGCGCCGCGCTTCGGCGACGCGGAGCTTCTGTCCTACGCCTCCATCATCGAAAAAACGGCGGGCGCTCCGGCGGCGGCCGAGATCATGGAAGGAGAGTGCTAAGATGAAAAGACAGGTCGTTATCGGACTTGAAATACACCTCCAGCTAAAGACAAAGACAAAACTCTTCTGCAGCTGCTCCACGGACTACATCGGCGCGACGCCGAACACCAACGTCTGCCCGATCTGCCTCGCCGTGCCCGGCACGCTGCCGGTCATCAACGACCACGCGGTGGACCTCGCGGTAAAAATGGGGCTTGGCCTCCACTGCGACATCCAGGACAACACGCGCTTCCACCGTAAACACTACTTCTACGCCGACCTGCCGAAGGCCTACCAGATCACGCAGTACGAACACGCCATTGCCCAGGGCGGATACCTTGACATCATCGCCGACGGCAAACCGAAGCGGGTACACCTCGACCACCTGCACCTTGAAGAGGACGCGGGCAAACTCGTGCATCCGACTTCCGACGGCCGCCTCTCTGGTGCAGCCTACTCATTAGTCGACTACAACCGCGGCGGCATGCCCCTCTCCGAGATCGTCTCGATGCCCGATATGAACTCGCCGGCGGAGGCTATCGCCTACGTCACCCAGATACGCCAGCTCGCGCGTTACCTCGGGGCCTCTGACGGAGAGATGGAATCAGGCTCGCTGCGCGTGGACGTCAACGTCTCCCTCTCGAACCCCGACGGTTCGCTGGGAACCCGCGTAGAGCTGAAAAACATCAACTCCCTAAAATCGATCGAACGCGCCCTCGAATACGAGATCGCGCGCCAGAACCGCGTGCTTGACGAGGGCGGCAAACTAGTGCAGGAGACGCGCCTCTGGGACGACGCGGCGGGCGTCACGCGCTCCATGCGCAGCAAAGAGGGCGCGCGCGACTACCGTTACTACGTGGAGATGGACCTCGCGCCGATCGACGCGAAGCCGGAATATGTCGAAAAAATACGCGCCAGCCTACCGGAAATGCCCTGGGACAGGCGCGACCGCTTCGTCTCGCAGTACGGCCTCAGCCTTGAAGAGAGCCAGCAGATCACCGAACAGCGGGAGATGGCCGACTACTACGAAGAGATGGTCGCCGCGGGCGCGCCCGCCGCGAAGGTCGCCAACTGGGCCCGCATGGAGGTACAGCGGCTGCTGCGCGAAGAGGGCCTGGACATCACCGCCTTCCCCGTTCCCGCGAAAGAGCTGGGCTCGCTGATCGCGAAGGTCGAGAAAAAAGAGCTCTCCAACACGCAGGCCAAAGACGTGCTCGCCGCGATGTACGGCGAAAAACTTACGCTTGAGGCAGCACTGAAAAAATGCGGCGCGGCGGGCGGACGGCTGACGGGCGAGGCGCTCAAAGCGGTAATTGAAAAGGTATTCGCCGCCGAACCGGAGGCCGTCGAGACCATAAAGAGGGGTGCCGATAAAAAGGGCGCGAAGGTAAAATTCCTTCAGGGGCTCGTAATGCGCGAGACCCGCGGCAGCGCCGACCCCGCCGAGGTGGCGAGGGCTCTCTCTGAACTCCTTCACTAAGGGAAATCGGCGTTTATAAGCACGATTTGCGTCATAAAACGGGAGCTCCGAATCCTCACCGTATGAAGATACGGTTCCGGTATCGGAGCCCCCATTTTATTTAGCAACTCGCACTTCTAAACGCCGATTTCCTTCGGATGGGAAAAGAGGTAAACAGCGATTTGGCTTTTGACTTTGCCCTTGTCGCCTCCCTCTCCGAGGGAGGTGTCGGCCGCCTGTTTTTGGCGGCTGACGGAAGGAGTGTTGCTCTTTTTGGCGCGGTTCCCGCGCCAAAAAGAGCCCGCGGCAAAGGCCGCGGGAGAACCGAAGGTCAACTCTCCCTCACCCCGCTTCGCGGGGAGCTCCCTCGGAGAGGGCGCCAAAATCTTTGATAGACCGCCGTTCATCTTTTATCCTATCCGAGGTGGTTTTCGATCTCTTAATTTTGACCTTACCTCTGCAGACTTATCAGACTGTGGTATGCTTACTGCAGATTAGATTTTATCAATAACTGCTGATGTGGAAGGGGATTATGTATTCGTGCGATACGATAAAAAAATCATTCCTCTTGCCCGGGGGCTGCGCCGTAATATGACTCCGGAGGAGCGTCATCTTTGGTACGATTTTCTCGCAAAATATCCCGTGCGTTTCCAGCGTCAGAAGGTCATCGACCGCTACATAGCAGATTTTTATTGTTTTGAGGCCGCCTTAGTCGTAGAAATAGACGGCGGACAGCACTACTGCGGCGGCAGTCCGGATTATGACCAGCGGCGGACGGAATGTTTCGGAAAGCTGGGGGTAGAGGTGATGCGTTTTACCAATCCCGAGGTCCGGCGATCTTTTAACCGTGTATGCTGTGAAATAGACAGCCGTATCGTGCGTAAGCTTGCCAAGGATATCCCCGAACCGCCCGGATTTCTACGCGAGCTGACCGATAGCTGAACTGCGGCTACGCTTTGATAAGGGGCGTCAGCCGCGCCAAGCAGAGCAACACTCCTTCCGTCTCGCCGCAAAAGCGGCGGCGATCCACCTTTGATGTAACTACCAGCCGAATCGCACAAATCAGAAGAACTCTGATTTGGCTCCCTGGCCGCCTCAGAGAGGAAGGCTTTAAGAAAAAATCGCCGTTTATCATCGATAGGACCGAAGATAAACCGCTGTTTATCAAAGATTTTGGGCTCCCTCATTGAGGGAGCTGGCTCGGCGATGTTTTTCGCCGAGACTGAGGGAGAGTTGACCTTAGCTTCTCTCGCATCGGGCTGCCGCGGGGAGGTTATTTCGCGGAGAGCTCGAAATCCAGCGTGCCGCGCTCGGCGCCGTTTACGATGAGCGTGAGCGAATGGGGGCCGGGGTAGTGTTTTCTTGTACTTGTGTCCGCAAACGAATGAGTTTTGTGTAGGGCCTTCTTGTGTTGTCCTTCAAAGAAAGTTCGGATATCTGGAATATTTTGCGGCTTCGGCCGCCGTTTGCCTTCACATAATCAACGCCATATTCCAGCCGCACCCTGGCCGCTTTCTTTGTCTCGACGACAAAGGAAAAGGTCACTTTACCTCCAATGGGGACGGAGGCGGCGTCCAGCGCGAAGCCGTCAATATCCACGGAGCCGCCGTCAGCAAAGCCGAAGAGGTCAAGCAGATCCCTGTCGCCCTTTTTCAGAAGCGTCCGGCATCCGTGCTTTACGATCCAGTCGGTACGCCCCTCTTTTCCGTACCAATCCCACGCGGTCTTTACGACCAGAGCGGGATGAGTTTTGGAGATATCGTTCAGGTTGTTGGCTACGCTTTTACGGACATAGGGCGAGGGGTCGGCTTTAAGCCGCTCCAA is drawn from Cloacibacillus porcorum and contains these coding sequences:
- the gatB gene encoding Asp-tRNA(Asn)/Glu-tRNA(Gln) amidotransferase subunit GatB; this encodes MKRQVVIGLEIHLQLKTKTKLFCSCSTDYIGATPNTNVCPICLAVPGTLPVINDHAVDLAVKMGLGLHCDIQDNTRFHRKHYFYADLPKAYQITQYEHAIAQGGYLDIIADGKPKRVHLDHLHLEEDAGKLVHPTSDGRLSGAAYSLVDYNRGGMPLSEIVSMPDMNSPAEAIAYVTQIRQLARYLGASDGEMESGSLRVDVNVSLSNPDGSLGTRVELKNINSLKSIERALEYEIARQNRVLDEGGKLVQETRLWDDAAGVTRSMRSKEGARDYRYYVEMDLAPIDAKPEYVEKIRASLPEMPWDRRDRFVSQYGLSLEESQQITEQREMADYYEEMVAAGAPAAKVANWARMEVQRLLREEGLDITAFPVPAKELGSLIAKVEKKELSNTQAKDVLAAMYGEKLTLEAALKKCGAAGGRLTGEALKAVIEKVFAAEPEAVETIKRGADKKGAKVKFLQGLVMRETRGSADPAEVARALSELLH
- a CDS encoding endonuclease domain-containing protein, whose protein sequence is MRYDKKIIPLARGLRRNMTPEERHLWYDFLAKYPVRFQRQKVIDRYIADFYCFEAALVVEIDGGQHYCGGSPDYDQRRTECFGKLGVEVMRFTNPEVRRSFNRVCCEIDSRIVRKLAKDIPEPPGFLRELTDS
- the gatA gene encoding Asp-tRNA(Asn)/Glu-tRNA(Gln) amidotransferase subunit GatA, whose protein sequence is MEFHKLSAREIAAGVKEKKFTAEEVTRAAIERIKKYDKKYNSLVAVCEERAVADAKKIDEMIARGEDPGVLAGVPFAVKDNFCTDGIETTCCSKMLKGWVPHYDATAVKNMKEAGAVLVGKANMDEFAMGSTTESSIFGPTLNPRDITRVPGGSSGGSAAAVAAGFVPVALGSDTGGSVRQPAAFCGVQGMKPSYGQISRFGIVAYASSLDQVGPLTRNIGDMALLMDVLAKEDANDTTCDAYERPSFTEAVGSASLAGKKVAILTGFDRESVDRPLVEAIDRAAAICREAGAEIIEAKLPITMEHTVACYYMVALGDASSKLACYDGMRYGHHADGKNLSEMYKKSRMEGFGEEVRRRILVGTCILTRGYYENYFVPATKVRQLISDEFKELFKEADLLICPISPALAYKRGLGEKDPVRMYLGDVFTTIANLAGLPSVSLSLGFTPEGLPTNVQLLAPRFGDAELLSYASIIEKTAGAPAAAEIMEGEC